The Dermacentor silvarum isolate Dsil-2018 chromosome 11, BIME_Dsil_1.4, whole genome shotgun sequence region CTGCTGGCGGAGCCCATGTAAGCAATAATTACATCTTTTTTCATTCTCGAATAAATAATGTTGCTATTCTCGTGAGTGTTTTATGTTTAACAAAGACCTTGATTTAGCAAAATAGTTCTTTGGTCCCATTGACTTTGTTAAcctgaggtttaactgtactacacTGGGCCCCTATACCTTGCCTACCAACTTGCCCATCTCCATCTGAAAGATACACCTTCACAGAGCACTTGGACAGACAGATGACCCACTTTGAAACTGCACTTCGCATTCCTTTTTCCTGCTTGAAAGTAATTCACAACTTGCATGTTACTGAATCCAAAGTTTAACCTAGTATGCCTCTGCATcatgaaaacgttttttttttttttttacttgataaGACTGCCTTTAGGCACAATAAATGCATGGTTACAGATACACACAGATCTGTTTCGTGCAGGTAGTCCAATGGGGAATGGCAGCGAGGGCCATGTATCCAGCGTTCTATGTCGGGAGGGTGTCCTGGGTGAAGGCCTGTTGCATCAAGGTGGTGAAGAAAATTAAGGAAACTTAGATCTAGAGCATCTAGCATGGATGTTGGAAGCAGTTGCAAACTGCCCCCAGTTATTCACTGGGAAAATAGGTACAAGTGTGTTTCTACCTGGTGCTCACCTATTATGGAAACCCTGTGTTTGAAAATGGGGCACTTGCTATGTTGAGGGCATCCCCACCTGATATGTGCTCAAATGCCATAGGGGAAAGTGGTGTAGTGGAAGTGGCCCCAAAACGCTTCTTCTGGGATTAAAGACCTTCCGCGGTAGCTCAGTAGCTATAGCTATGgtgttgctgagcacgagggcagAGGTTCGATTCATGGCTGCAGCAGCCACATTCCAAGGgtggtgaaatgcagaaacacttgggtacttaaatttaggtgcacgctaaagaagcTTAGGTGTTTACAATGATTCCAGAGCCCTCTGCTATGATGTCTATCATAACCCGCTCTGCATTTTCGGAGAATTAAACCATtcaattaatatatatatatatttaattgcGCATAGTTTTGGTTAAGAGCAGCCATTCCTTTTTTACAAATGACTCAGCCTCGAAGAAAGTCAAGTTCCGAGTTTGGGATACTTGCACTTGTTTCTACATGTGGGTAACCAGCGGTAGTGTGTCTCGAACGCATGGATCTTTTGCAGTCAAGTTGAGCGCTCGGACATGAGCCCATAGTCTCCGTGGGCTCATGTCCAGTACACTTTGAAACTTATTGTGAATTTCCCACTTCAAGAAATTATTACCAGGCAGCACAGCATTCGCCGAAACCAAAACTTGCAAGAGCAGCAACAGTGTTCCAAACAAGGAGAGTGTCCCCAGTTCGGTGGTGTTCCCCATAGCCTAGAAGCACTTGCGCAGCCATTTTCTCAACACTGTTACCTCGCTTCATTGTATCGGTGTATGTATGGCATTGGTGTGTACTATGTAAAAACATAGGTATGCTGCATTTATGATGAGCCTCTTTGCCTTTAAATGTGGTTTCATTCCAGTTACTTGGTCAATGCCACATTACTTCTCAGGCACCCTGTAGTGTGTTGTGTTGAAGTGAACAGGGCTGCCCTGTGTGTGCGCTGTTTGCGTTGTTGCTGTAAGCCATACGCAGCATAGCAGCAATGTTTTAGATAACAATTTGCCAACACATCCTTGCACCATTGACAATCATGCTAGGTGTTTCGACTCTGGAGGTGTTTCTGCCTCATGCTAACACTTCAAAAGCAAAATAGAAGCAGTGGATGTTGCTAGGGATTGTGTGCTTTGGACAACATTTGCATGACTGCTAGTTGTGACAGATGCTTTTGTCAATCGGCTTACTAAAATGACTGCTTGCTTGGTCTGGTGTGCTTTGTGTGTGTGACTGAATGGACTTTCTTTGGACTTCCCAGGAGATCATGGGGCACTATGTGACTTTGCTGCATGAAGTCTGCTAGAAAGATGTTCCAACTGCCCATACATTGATATATGTCTGTTAGCTGTTGAACACCTTTGTTTTCTTGCATATGTAGCCTGAACATAAATACCTCAGCTTGCTAAAAGAATGTTTATTGAATATTTTGGCTGAGGAAACACTCTTGTAAATGTTTTCATAATTTCATAATACCATCTGGAATGAACCGTGTGAAAGAACACTAAGCTTTTTTTTAGGTGTGCTCCTGACAAAATCAGCATGTGTCATCTTTTATAGTGACAAATATTGAGACTGTGATGTACTGTATGTGGAAAGCTTTATGCATTGAGATGGTCATACTAAAAAAAAAGGACCCATTATAATCGCAGCCATCTATGGAAGTGCAGATTCTTTCGTGTTTCTTAGACTTCAAAAACGAATATGAGAcagtttattttttgttttacaAAACTCCGCTGGCTACAGTTCTTGAGCATTCAATTTATAAATCGTTATATCCGAGACATGAATTGAATAAATATTTTGCAGCACATGTTGAGTGCGTCGTGTCATCTTACACGCACACAAACAAGCTAACCTTCACTTGTTTCCCTTGGGTTTAGACCCAGTGCCTTTGGGTTCACCGCCACTTGGCTTGGCTCCAGTATCTTTCTGTTTGTCAATACTACGGTTAAATATGCTCCATCTGCGAACCTTGTTAGCCGATTTGTGTTCAGTCCCTTTGGCACAGCTGTCCCTTCTGATTGGTGGGCTACTCGGTTTTGAGCTGCTTGCTTCTGGCTTGCTGGCCTTTGGGGTACTGGGTTTTGGGCTACTGGCTTTTTGGACACTTGCATTAGGGCTACCTGCTTTGGGACTGCATACATTTGATCTTATTTGTACCCCCTCTGACTGCTCGCTTGGTGTTTCTTGCCTGCTCATGTTCAGGTGTCTGTCAGTGCTGCTTAGTGACGTTGCTGCTGTCGGCGTGCTAGCAGCGATGCCGAGGTTCTCATAGACGTTCAGCGTGATCGCTTGCATTGCCTGCACGAGGTGCGCAATAAATCATGAGCAGAAATCATAAATCGCAGCGTGTGCACATGGGACAAAAATGAAAGAAGCAAACACTCTTAATAATTCACTGGGCCACAATAAGCGGCCTAACACTCTGTGACTACATCATGCACATAGAATCGCGAGTAGTGTTGTCCCCAGGCTCTGCTCCGGGGAGATAGCGGAGGTAGATGAAATGTACAGATTTGTCATGATGCATGCAAAAGCAGATACTATAAGTTTTGTAATAGTGCACTTGAAGATTATGATGCAAATATGTGTGCAGAAAATGATGTCTAATTTCTGATCTATGCAAGACTAATTAGATGAGTGCTGTGAGTTGATGCAATGTAGAAAGTAGCTTTCGAAATAAATTTGTACTAATAATGAAAAGCAAACAGATGATGGTGTATGATAGGCTTCAGAGACTACAAGGGTGAAATTAGACTGGCGACACATTATTAGCGCCGGCAGAGATATGAAATTAGGTTGCGGGTTCAGTCCCGGCTGCAATCCCGGCATTTTAGAGTAACACTGCATTGTAACGAAGTTAAAGGGGGATCTAGAATTACTTGGTTTTTACATCATTTTGTTGTATTACTATTGCATCTACTGCGCTCTGAATCTGTGGGGATTCCAAGGGGAATTtcacttacttcgttatatccattacaCATTTCGTTATATCCGTTATATCCCATTATCCCATATATCGTTATATCCCAAGTGTAAGAACAtttgtgtacttatatttaggtgcactaTGAGGAACCactggtggtcaaaactaatccagTCTTCCCTGTGGTGTTTCTCATAATCAAGTCATGTTTGTCGTGTTTATGGCACGTAATGCGCTAGAATTTAAAATGAGGAATTGTGCCACAATCACTGCTACACTTAA contains the following coding sequences:
- the LOC119433375 gene encoding uncharacterized protein LOC119433375, which encodes MTKLLSDVVETLDTPTLLADLVRTNALEHATRDVLPLHFESLWQLVEMRVGLGAPATPAAAASWEKLLEAMQAITLNVYENLGIAASTPTAATSLSSTDRHLNMSRQETPSEQSEGVQIRSNVCSPKAGSPNASVQKASSPKPSTPKASKPEASSSKPSSPPIRRDSCAKGTEHKSANKVRRWSIFNRSIDKQKDTGAKPSGGEPKGTGSKPKGNK